From Oreochromis niloticus isolate F11D_XX linkage group LG1, O_niloticus_UMD_NMBU, whole genome shotgun sequence, a single genomic window includes:
- the tpcn2 gene encoding two pore channel protein 2: protein LLTSCSSSSEHVTLCCGWSLTGAGGGGGGLPPARCAAFCLSAFLLLSRSLDGLRHSDLSRHSPAGWRRTACCPAAWTKPPGLWLQDRLGARRATGSRKMPYSVSGDSCTVDREPGDEELYIQQAVVFLEDAIKYRSINHRVDAGSLRLYRWYYSGIIQWGLGLTIAVVLLLAFMERPSSFSMSSDPRHRSPAWQPPCGLTESIEMICLIILSVDVAVKSYLIGWEEFRKSKWLIGYTVVISISVIDWVLSVSMVCDEKLRVRRLLRPFFLLQNSSLMKKTLKCIKRTLPEIASVILLLALHLCLFTMIGMLLFAKSEDPKKNGEWELHFRNLPSSLTSLLVLLTTANNPDVMIPAYSLNRGYAIFFVAFSVIGTYCLMNLLTAIIYNQFRGYLLMSVQTSFLRRRLGIRAAFQVLTCQGARRAAGERVRVDAVLEVMSRVKMKRYYRAAITMVAQQYEDVGFMDREQFTKIFDELDKDCIKEHPPLPQYSSPTLQRLQLIFSHYYLILFGNAVALANVVCICTVLVLNSEKSTEERDNFVLEIINLCFILYYLFEMCVKIFAFGWQGYLSYRNNIFDGFLTVLLLALQITIFITYRLPYSQWEPSTHSVSLWEMIRLVNLLIVFRFLRIIPDIKLMALVASTLLDLVKNLRAFAGILVVVYYVFAVFGIWLFEGAIKPPPESSVPANTSMENITSNFSVACGTYEQLEYWPNNFDDFGAAIILLYDVMIVNNWQAFIDAYSRYTTEWSKIYFVCWWLISSVMWVNLFVALILENFIYKWDRSHSCSVIDVERIRYETSVQLIFREQVQEPTEEELVCQLHQHPHLQLQW, encoded by the exons TTGCTGACTTcctgctccagcagctctgagcACGTGACTCTGTGCTGTGGGTGGAGCTTGACTGgcgcaggaggaggaggaggaggacttcCTCCCGCACGCTGCGCTGCTTTCTGTTTGAGCGCCTTCTTGTTGTTGTCCCGGAGTTTGGACGGACTCCGACACTCTGATCTGAGCCGTCACTCACCTGCCGGATGGAGACGGACAGCCTGCTGTCCGGCAGCCTGGACGAAGCCTCCGGGACTATGGCTCCAGGACCGGCTCGGAGCGCGGAGGGCCACGGGCAGCAGGAAGATGCCGTACTCGGTGTCCGGGGACTCGTGCACTGTGGACAGGGAGCCAG GTGACGAGGAACTCTACATCCAACAGGCTGTTGTGTTCCTCGAGGACGCCATAAAG TACCGCTCCATCAACCACCGAGTGGATGCCGGTTCCCTCCGCCTGTATCGATGGTACTACTCTGGGATAATCCAGTG GGGTTTGGGTCTGACCATTgcggtggtgctgctgctggccTTCATGGAGCGCCCGTCCTCCTTCTCCATGTCCTCGGACCCCCGGCATCGCTCTCCAGCCTGGCAGCCTCCCTGCGGCCTCACCGAGAGCATCGAGATGATCTGCCTCATCATCCTCTCTGTAGACGTCGCTGTTAAG AGCTATTTGATTGGCTGGGAGGAGTTCAGGAAGAGCAAATGGCTGATTGGCTACACTGTGGTCATTTCGATCTCTGTCATCGACTGGGTGCTGTCCGTCAGCATGGTGTGTGATGAG AAACTGAGGGTGCGGCGGCTCCTGCGGCCGTTCTTCCTCCTGCAGAACTCCTCGCTCATGAAGAAGACGCTGAAGTGCATCAAGAGGACGCTGCCGGAGATCGCCAG TGTCATCCTGCTGCTGGCTCTACACCTCTGCCTCTTCACTATGATCGGCATGCTGCTGTTTGCTAAAAGTGAG GACCCAAAGAAGAACGGCGAGTGGGAGTTACACTTCAGAAACCTGCCGAGCTCCCTGACCTCTCTGCTGGTGCTGCTCACCACAGCCAACAACCCTGATG TGATGATCCCCGCCTACTCCCTAAACAGAGGCTACGCCATCTTCTTCGTGGCCTTCAGCGTCATTG GAACCTACTGTCTGATGAACCTACTGACAGCCATCATCTACAACCAGTTCAGGGGATATTTGCTG atgTCGGTCCAAACGTCATTCCTCAGGAGACGACTCGGGATCCGGGCAGCTTTCCAGGTCCTCACCTGTCAGGGAGCCCGACGGGCCGCTGG GGAGCGCGTTCGTGTCGACGCTGTGCTGGAGGTGATGTCCAGGGTCAAGATGAAGAGATACTACAGAGCAGCCATCACTATG GTAGCGCAGCAGTACGAAGACGTCGGCTTCATGGATCGAGAGCAGTTCACCAAGATTTTTGATGAACTCGATAAAGACTGCATCAAGGAG cacCCTCCTCTGCCTCAGTACAGCTCTCCCACCCTGCAGAGACTCCAGCTGATCTTCAGTCACTACTATCTCATTTTGTTTGGAAACGCTGTGGCCCTGGCCAAtgttgtgtgtatatgt actGTCCTGGTGTTGAACTCTGAAAAGTCCACAGAAGAGAGAGACAACTTCGTCTTGGAG ATCATCAACCTGTGCTTCATCCTCTACTAcctgtttgaaatgtgtgtGAAGATCTTTGCGTTCGGCTGGCAGGGCTACCTGTCCTACAGGAACAACATCTTCGACGGCTTCCTCACCGTCCTGTTGTTG GCCCTGCAGATCACCATTTTTATCACCTACAGGCTTCCGTATTCTCAGTG GGAACCCTCCACTCACAGCGTCTCGCTGTGGGAGATGATCCGTCTGGTCAACCTGCTGATTGTTTTTCGCTTCCTGCGCATCATCCCGGACATCAAG CTCATGGCTCTGGTTGCCAGCACGCTGTTGGACCTGGTGAAGAACCTGCGAGCGTTCGCGGGGATCCTGGTG GTGGTGTACTAcgtgtttgctgtgtttgggatcTGGCTCTTCGAGGGCGCCATTAAACCTCCTCCCGAGTCGAG TGTGCCGGCCAACACCTCCATGGAGAACATCACCTCGAACTTCAGCGTGGCGTGCGGCACCTACGAGCAGCTCGAGTATTGGCCCAACAACTTTGACGACTTTGGC GCTGCCATCATTTTACTCTACGACGTCATGATCGTCAACAACTGGCAGGCCTTCATCGACGCCTACAGCAGATACACCACAGA GTGGTCCAAGATCTACTTCGTGTGTTGGTGGCTCATCTCGTCGGTCATGTGGGTCAACTTGTTCGTGGCGCTCATCTTAGAG AACTTCATCTACAAGTGGGACCGCagtcacagctgctctgtgatcgATGTGGAGAGGATCAGATATGAAACCTCGGTTCAGCTCATATTCAG GGAGCAGGTCCAGGAGCCCACAGAGGAGGAGTTGGTGTGCCAGCTGCACCAGCATCCACACTTACAGCTGCAGTGGTGA